DNA sequence from the Lepidochelys kempii isolate rLepKem1 unplaced genomic scaffold, rLepKem1.hap2 scaffold_95, whole genome shotgun sequence genome:
CACTTTGACCTCCTGTATGCCATAGCCCACTAATCTTCACCCACATACCCCTGCATTGAGTCAAATGACTTAGTTAAACTCAGCATTGCAGTCTTTGGGAGACTAAACCATTGTgttccacaggcagagaacaggagtgACCAAGGTGACACTAGAGAATAttctcatggaaaattttgattttgtgaaaGAGAATTTCACATTAgaaaattgttccagtggaaaattcccaaccagctgtacCCAGAACTCATGGAGAGCCTATGGACTCCAGTGGGAAGAAGATTGGGACATTGCTGGGGTATAGCATCTAGGCTTACTCAGGCTGAAAGAAGAAATATTCCCCTAAGCAAGAATGCATTCACATGACAGAAAAGCAGAGATGGGTCCAAATCAAGACTCTAATCCACGCTGGGATCCCAAATTCCTCAACATTCAAGAGAGGAGCTTTTGGATCTGAGGTCATGGATCTGCCCTGTCACTACAAAACCCGCCACTAGCTGGATGGACAGACAATGTCCCCATTGCAGGTTGGCACAATCTCTTTGAAGATGCAGGTCATGAGTGTGttctggagactgaactccccttTGCACTGTCCAGATGGGCTTCAAAAGTCCGAGCTGGCTTACTGGTCCTTCAGAAGACTGCCCAGTTGGAGATAATTAGTGACAGCTCAGATGAGTGGAAatcatgaaatcaatgggagttaggcacatcTGAGGACCCCAGTAGGAACCCAGCTGAGTATTTAGGTTTCTAAATACCTAAAACTTTAGATAGTTTTCCACATCTGACTCCTCATCTCCTCCATTGACCCAGTGGAGGTTTATATCAGGACGTGTCATCATTCCTCAGGACACTTTATCAGGCACAATCTCTTCCCATTCATGTCTCCGTGTTTAAATTCTGCAGAGTGTGTAAAGGCTCAGGGATTCAGGTGTCAATAGAATAGAGGACGCAGGCCATGTGGAGAATTCCCTGGGCACAACGCCGACTGGGAGCGCAGAGCTGTGATTATCCTCAGTGGGCATTGCAGAGGATTCAGTAGTAAAACACTTGAGATTGGGTCAAATTCATCTGGTGAGAGCCCACTGGATTCcagggagttacaccaggaatggaTTTCGCTCTGTGGGCTTATGGAGGAAATTGTATGCAACATGTTGAACACTCAGGGCTGAAACAAGATGTTTTATTGGCTGAAGACTATACACTGATAACACTGAATGACCTGCTTTTTGGACAAAGGGCTTTCTTCCttgtcccctcccctgcctgttCTGTTTTCCTTCTTCATCAAACAGCCAGATCAGAGGCAGAAAGAGGCTGAAAGCtgtaattttcaaaggtgcctaaaggAGTCAGGAGTGCACAACTCCAGCTGAAACACTGtgggacttgggtgcctaaatcccttaggctcctttgaaaacctcagcctgAAGTCTATTTTTCAAAAGAACATGTAGAAGCAGAGATTGTGGCTAGATACACTTCCTCCACATCCTGCCCCTTGCCAATGTGCACCAGTCCTGCCCTGCAGGAACCCCTTTTGTGGGTGACAGGAGAATCCATTcttatagattcacagattcatagatactaaggtcagaagggaccattatgatcatccagtccgacctcctgcacaacacaggccacagaatctcacccacccactcctgcgaaaaatctctcccctgtgtctgagctattgaagtcctcaaattgtggtttaaagacttcaaggagcagagaatcccccagcaagtgacccgtgccccatgctccagaggaagacgaaaaacctccagggcctcttccaatctgccctggaggaaaattcctttccaactccaaatatggcgatcagctaaaccctgagcatttgggcaagattcaccagccagatacccaagaaagattttctgtagtaactcagatcccaccccatctaacatcccatcacaggccattgggcctatttaccatgaatagttaaagatcaattaattaccaaaatcatgttatcccatcataccatctcctccataaacttatcgagtttaatcttaacgccagataggtcttttgcccccactgcttcccttggaaggctattccaaaacttcactcctctgatggttagaaaccttcgtctaatttcaagtctaaactccccgatgaccagtttatatccatttgttcttgtgtccacattgctactgagcttaaataattcctctctctctccggtatttatccctctgatatatttatagagagcaatcatatctcccctcaaccttcttttagttaagctaaacatgccaagctccttgagtctcctttcataagacaggttttccattcctcagatcaccctagtagcccttctctgtacctgttccagtttgaattcatccttcttaaacatgggagaccagaactgcacacagtattccaggtgaggtctcaccagtgccttgtataatggtactaaaacctccttatctctactggaaatacctcgcctggtgcatcccaagaccgcattagcttttttcatggccatatcacattggcggctcatagtcatcctatgatcaaccaatactccaaggtccttctcctcctccgttacttctaattgatgcgtccccagcttataactaaaattcttgttattaatccctaaatacataaccttacacttctcactgtgaaatttcatcctattactaaaaagaaaaggagtacttgtggcaccttagagactaaccaatttatttgagcatgagctttcgtgagctacagctcacttcatcggatgcataccgtggaaactgcagaagacattatatacacacagagaccatgaaacaatacctcctcccaccccactgtcctgctggtaatagcttatctaaagtgatcatcaagttgggccatttccagcacaaatccaggttttctcaccctccgccccccgcccccacacaaactcactctcctgctggtaatagcccatccaaagtgaccactctctttacaatgtgtatgataatcaaggtgggccatttccagcacaaatccaggttttctcccccccccacccccctccaaaaaccacacacacaaactcactctcctgctctcatacacattttaaagagagtggtcactttggatgggctattaccagcaggagagtgagtttgggggggggggggcgacggAGGGTGAGCTGGGCCCATCTCAAATTAATTTGCAATTTCCTGATAGAAATAGTCTTCTTCTGTCAGCCACACAACCCTCAGCTCTTACATAGCAGGGAAGGCCCAGTCCTGATCCCACTGCCGTCACTAGCAATAATCCCGCTGACTGCAGCAGTTCCAGGGGTTGATCATAGAGGTGCACGCCGTGTGTTCAGCAGAGCAAATTTCTCCAAGGAAATTTCTTCACTTCAcaggtttttgtttcattttttccccattccatgGAGAGGTGGCCACATCAAGCAAAGGACATTTGTATGGATGGAAATGtaggtggggaaggaaatgaaGTCCAGTGTTGCACAGTTAGGAACGGAGAGAGCTACAAACATGGGCTGGGGCTTCCAAGCTGTCTTACCCCAGTTCAAACAGAGAGACGTTAATGGCATCCCTGTGTATTCCCCCACTGGTCATTGGTGCTGATACGCTCCCCCCAGGGAAACCAGGAGGCACCCAAATTTCAAAGCTATCCGAGTAACCATTCAGCTTCTAGTGCACTTCCAGAAACTGAGCTTTAAACCATACTAAATGGCGGGACTGGAAATCCTCTAGCCCTCCTTCTGCATTGGCACAAGCGCACAATCCAACACGCAGACTTTCTTAAATTCCATTCTCATTTCGGGTCCCCCAAGATTTAGTGGGGGCCGTGCACTACCTTGGGTAAAATGAGACAGATTGAGACCAGTTTGACCTGCCTCacatcaatagtttgatctctagctttgagcaaaataaacaaaacctaGAAACTTGTAACGGGGCTCATATCTCCACAACCCTTGGCTCAAATGACCCCATATTAAGGTCACTAATCCTACCCTGCACCCTCCTAAGGCACATTAAATTTCAAAAGAATCTGACTAAGCAtgtcttctgttttttccttttctttttttttaagaaaggaggACCTTTAAACAGAAGTCATGCTGCAACCTCAACTAGAAGGGCGTTGCTGTGATGGTAATAATATTCATCAGTTCACTTACTGGTTGGGTACCCATCTTGCAGGTTTCTATGAACCCTGCTATTGGAATATTCCAGGAGCATTGAGATGGGATTGTGATGTTCAGCAATGAGAATCTCAGAGACAGGAACAAACAAAAGACTCAACATCACGGCACTGATATTTAGCTCATGTAACCTGGCCGAGTTCCATAGCACTCTGCCAATTTACATTCACTGAGGAACTGgtctaattgacttcagtggggctggggctgattTACACAACAGCTGTTTGGGGATCTGGACCCTTTGAGTCCAAGGCAGCTAGAGGTGATTTACAGAAACTGGGGCACTgacccattcacttcagtggagctaccctgattTGAACTTGCTGAGGATCGGAACCACTGATTCCAATCGGTCTCGGGCTGATTTCTACTCTCTGGCTCTTTGTATTTCATCAGTTTCTCTGACATGAATGTCTCGTGtaaattacacatttttaaacagtgcatCTGTAGCCAAAGGAGCCTTTTATTTTAATGTCGTCTGCCGGAAAGAAAACAATGTTACTACtgcgaaagaaagaaagaaagaaagaaagaaagaaagaaagaaagaaagaaagaaagaaagaaagaaagaaagaaagaaaaagacctGGGCTATTCATCCCAATAAAAGTTGAAGATCAGATGCAGAAAATCTCCACAACACTGTCCCCAGTTCTGTCCCAAGTGGGAATGAATCGCTCTGTCACCCTTACAAGTTATACTTGTAATTCATCCCAGTGGACAAAGAGCTAGGAAAGAGGAGCCTGGTTACGAATGTTTGACTCTTCTTTGGTTCAGTTTCACAGGCAAAGGATATGGGTTGGAAACTGcgtcatgggccagatccccagctggtgtaaatggatgtaGCTCCCTGGAAGTCAATGAGTCAGATCCCCAAGTGGTGTAAATAGCCCTCActactctgaagtcagtggaagtgtaTCAACTTACACCAGCCCAGGACCTGGTCCTTAGTTTTTAGTGTTTGTCTCTTAGTGAGGAACTTGAAGCAGCCAGGGCAGCCTGAGCTGTGGGTTCCTCTGGTGGCTGCATCCCAAGAGCTGCTGGTGCAATGCAGGAGAAAAACATCTCTGCTCCCCTAGAGGTGACTATGTGGAGTTAATGAAGGAACAGGCTATTCCAGGCCAACTGAGACTCTGGTGCCAAGAGGCTCTTAGCTATTGTAGATCCCATGTCTGTGCTACAAATATCTGTTTTATTTTGCCATCCTGTGGGGACCCCCTTTGTGATCCAGCCCTGCCTTGTTTTTAGCTAAAGGTCCTTCAAGAGATGCTGTCATCATGTGAGATGCAGGGCAGGTGCTGTTCCCCCTCTGGGGAGTTAGGGTCAACTAGGGCAGGTTGTCAGGATGCTTTGCTCCTGAggtgagagcagagctgggctcaCAGCCCTGGAGACCAGATTCAGCTATTTAGCCCCAGAGCAGGGATATCTTGGGCTGTGACCTTATTTGAAGCTGGCACAAACCAGGATCAGCTCAACAGCTGGGAGTGTCTTTCAGTCCCTGATCCCATTTAGTCCATCACCTTTCACCCAAGCCTGCCctaggagggaagcagggagcgCCCATCTGTGCTAGGAACTGCAGAGAGACCCCTGCAACTCAGGACATCCAGCGAAGGGATCTGACAACAGCTGGTGAATACGACagtgttgggggcaggagagagagagagagaaccaaacAATCCTGGCAGTGGgtgaatagatagatagatagatagatagatagatagatagatagatagatagatagatagatagatagatagatagatagatagataatgacCAATGATTCCTAACATAGTCAGATCAAGTGCATCGCAAATTGGAATAAAGACCAACAAAGTAAGTTTTCTATTTCAATTAAATATGTTAGAGTATTAATATATGGGGCAAATTTAATATCAGAAATATGAATTGCAATTAGAACTCTTGAAGACTTTTACTAACAAATTATGCAGATATCTAGAgatgatcagatttttttttccaccagaaaaAATTGACTTTTCATTGAGGTTGTGAGAACCAAACAGTTTCAGCCGAAAACTGTTGGAACCTGAAAATTTTTAGGCATAAtcaaaaaaagttttcatttttatggATATCAGAGACTTTCCATGAAAATATATTCAactgaaaactgaattttcctttgaaataaagtagAAATTGTCTGACTACTCCTACCTGGAAACTTAGCTTTTTGCCAGGGTGGGGAACATGAATATTGTCCAATAACACCATAATTTCCAACCCCATTCCCTCTATTGCAACCATGTTTGTCTGTTTCAAAGGGGTAGCTGCAGGATGGTAAAACTGAGTAAGTAGCAAAGTTGGTAGCCCAGAGAATGTGTTTTAAACATACTAACCTCTCTAAACTAAAGCCCTGAGAGTCGAAGCTCCCAGACAAAGGCTGTCTCTCTTTATCCTACCCAAGGACAGGCAGGAGGTTGATGgaactagaacccagatctccactTCTACCATCATAGCCTCTGTCCCACACTGCTGCCTGCTAAACAAAAATACTGTCAACATGTGCACAGAACATGCACATAGGAAGACACAATCCATCCCCAAAAGAGTTCACATTCAAAGtccacaagacagacaaagggaaagggaggaaaGAGAGGCAGCAGTGACTGCTCCATGGTCACAAAGTGACAGAGGCAAGACTAGAACCGAAGTCTCCTGACTCACACAGCACAGAAATAAAGTCACAGAGGGGAACCACACAACCTAGCAGTAACTGAGCGATGCGACCAGCCCATCATCACCCAGCAATGGGAGTGCAGCTGGGATCTGGTGCCATAAATCAACGTGTAAGTAGGCATCAGGCGGTATGTGGGATGTTGGGGTGGAATCATCACAGAAAAGCTGCCATGCGGGAAGCGGGGTGATTCTGTGCTGTATTTCTCAGTTAAGTGGGAATCAGACTGTGCTGGCATTTTAGTAGTTGAGATGAGTTGGCCAAGTTGTGAGCCTGCTGTCTGTAGCAATAGGGGCATAATTTTGGCTCAAATTGTTGGATTTGGGTTGTACTTTGTTCCATCTTTCATCCTGCATTTGATCAAGCCacatcttgggccagatcctcagatggtgtaaactgaCCCAGCTCCAGTGACTTTAAGGgagcaatgccaatttacactcCTGTGATAACGCACCAGAGTAGTGCCCTGGTTGTGAGCGGTGAGGAGCCCTCGCTACTCCAGACAATGGAAGTGACAAGTGCTGTGCACCTTTGACATTCACATCATGAGACATCATGGAGAGGGGAATCAGAGTCATTCCCTCTCTCACTATAACCCTGACCATTGCTCTTCTCCTTTCCTCCACAGCCATCACACCATGAACTAAGAAAGAAAATGTCCAACCAAACCACCGTGACCGAGTTCCTTCTCCTGGGATTCTCTGATGTTCGAGAGCTGCAGATTTTGCACTTCATTGTGTTTCTAGTGCTTTACCTGGCAGCCCTGGCAGGGAATCTTCTCATCATCACAGCCATAGCTCTTGACTAtcaccttcacacccccatgtacttcttcctaaTGAGTTTGTCCATCCTAGACCTCGGCTCCATCTCTGTCACCATCCCCAAATCTATGGCCAATTCCCTTATGAACACCAGGTCCATATCCTATTCTGGATGTGTCGCCCAAGTCTTTTTCCTCATCTTCTTTGCTGAAGCCGACTTTGCCTTACTCACCATCATGGCGTACGATCGATACATCGCCATCTGCAAACCACTGCACTATGAGACTATAATGAACAGGAGAGCTTGTGTCCAAATGGCAGCCATTGCCTGGATCAGTGTAATGCTCTATTCTTCACTGCATACCGGGAACACGTTTTCGATAACCTTCTGTGGAGGCAACATGGTGGATCAGTTCTTCTGTGAAATCCCCCAGCTACTCAAGCTCGCCTGCTCTAACTCGTACTTCAATGAAGTTGGGGTTATTGAATTTAGTGTGTGTTTATGTCTaagttgctttgtttttataattGTGACATATGTTCAGATCTTGACCACGGTATTCAGAATCCCCTCTGAGCAGGGCCGACATAAAACCTTCTCCACATGCCTTCCTCACCTCATTGTAATTTCCATGTTTCTTTCCACTGGTGCCTTTGCCTACGTGAAACCCATCTCCAGCTCTCCGTCAGCTCTAGATCTCGTGGTGGCTGTTCTCTATTCCGTGCTGCCGCCAGTGATGAATCCGATCATCTACAGCATAAAGAACAAGGAAATCAAAGCTTCCCTGAGGAAACTGACTGGGTGGAGGTTATTCAACAAGAATAAAATGTCTGCGTTTCTCTGATGAACGTGGTTTTATCTGTGTTGTTTTAGCAAATGCAATCAACTGATGACATTACTGTCCCCATAAGAATATGGTATGTGATTTTTTTATGCAAAAGGCTGTCTGTATAGTGGTAAATCCACACTAACTCCACTAAGTCAGTGGAGTTCTTCCAggtttataccaatataagtaaGATGAAAATCTATCGATCTCATGCTTTTATACTGCCACCCCTCACCATGTTATCTGAgtaccttccacataaaatcagtagccattagacttcatggagtctctggttcTTCTCCTTTTTGGGGGTCAAAACTTTGCTTGGGGTATGATGGCTTTGGGTTTCTGTTTGCTGGTGTGACAGAGTGGGATATGGCAGCATTAGATCATGAACTCTGTGTTTTGCTATCTGGGTAAATATTGACATGGTGACTGCAGAAGTCTGGGCTTGCTCAATAGCCGTCTATCGCTCTTTGTTCATGGCAGCTCTCCTACCTGAGAAAGGTGCATGTTACTTTACTGAAGAAAGAAGAGAAATCACTCAGAGAAATCAAGACTGAAGTCTGGGTCCTttgatttttgttgcctttcaccTACAGGCCCTGCTGCATGGAACAAGTCTTTTGCTGTATAGGGAGTCTGGAAgtgatgggtggggggggggaggggggagcatggCTGGTGGGTCTGGAA
Encoded proteins:
- the LOC140904855 gene encoding olfactory receptor 14A16-like — encoded protein: MSNQTTVTEFLLLGFSDVRELQILHFIVFLVLYLAALAGNLLIITAIALDYHLHTPMYFFLMSLSILDLGSISVTIPKSMANSLMNTRSISYSGCVAQVFFLIFFAEADFALLTIMAYDRYIAICKPLHYETIMNRRACVQMAAIAWISVMLYSSLHTGNTFSITFCGGNMVDQFFCEIPQLLKLACSNSYFNEVGVIEFSVCLCLSCFVFIIVTYVQILTTVFRIPSEQGRHKTFSTCLPHLIVISMFLSTGAFAYVKPISSSPSALDLVVAVLYSVLPPVMNPIIYSIKNKEIKASLRKLTGWRLFNKNKMSAFL